Sequence from the Caldalkalibacillus salinus genome:
TATTATGAATGTTCAAACTTAATTAATGCAATGCTAGTGAACACGAATATATGTTTGTACTAAAAACTAATAAAACTGTTTTAAATAAGTTGTAACGTGTCTTTAGGTTTTAAATAAATTTTCGTTCTGTCGTATAACGTTTCAGTGTTCACGACGCCCGTGAGCTTACAGGTGAAGCCTGAACCTAGAAATGCCTTTCTTTGTAAGGGCAAGCCGACTCGGTTGGCGAATGGGTGTGTCGCTGAGATACTTCTATGCCTTTAGGCATCCAGCGAACAAGCCGTCGCAAGGCGACGCGTGAATATAGTGTTATGTTGAGTTCGACGACCCTCAGTTCAGAGGTTGCCATGGATGGCACCCTCATGCATTTCAACCAATACATATATTAATTTAACTTAACCAATGTTCTGGAATGTCTAGAGATGAAGGTAATTTGGTATTTATATCTCCTATAGCCGAGTTGACCTGTGCTTGAGTAAGAAAAATACTACCAATTAAATTAGCACCTCTTAAATCTGCGTCTCTCATATCTGCACCAATAAAATCAGCAAATTGTAAGTTTGCTTCACGAAGATCAGCAGCAATAAGTAAAGAACCTCTCAAATTGAGTCCTCTAAGGTTAGCACCTCTTAAGTTAGCACCAACTAGGTCACTTCGTCTTTTTATTTTTTTACTTTGATTATTGTACTGTTCTACGTTTGCACGGACTAACTCACTTGTTTTTAAGAGTAAACCATTAACTTCTGATCTATGGCTATGTATGTCAATAGACAAAATAGACACAGGATTTAGATTTGTGAGAGGTTCGGTTTCTTCTACAAGCTTCTTAATTTCTTTGTGAATTGGTTTAGTATCTTCTAAGCTAAGTGCTTCATTCAAATAACATAACATTTCATGAAGTTGTTGCATAATCGGAAATACATCAAACATTTCTTCAGCTAACTCAGGGTTATCTCGCCAGTTCATTCCTTTGTAAGTATTTTGAGAAACTTTTTGACCAGCTCCAAAGCATTCGTAGATAGTACATCCACGAAACCCTTTACTCCTAAGATCCTGATGAATTTTACAACGATAATCTATTTGTAGGTTTTCACATGGACTACCTCCATCTTTGTCATATGCA
This genomic interval carries:
- a CDS encoding pentapeptide repeat-containing protein, which encodes MINDNQSNLRSDCENCFGLCCVALPYSKSTDFAYDKDGGSPCENLQIDYRCKIHQDLRSKGFRGCTIYECFGAGQKVSQNTYKGMNWRDNPELAEEMFDVFPIMQQLHEMLCYLNEALSLEDTKPIHKEIKKLVEETEPLTNLNPVSILSIDIHSHRSEVNGLLLKTSELVRANVEQYNNQSKKIKRRSDLVGANLRGANLRGLNLRGSLLIAADLREANLQFADFIGADMRDADLRGANLIGSIFLTQAQVNSAIGDINTKLPSSLDIPEHWLS